The Clostridia bacterium genome includes a window with the following:
- a CDS encoding family 10 glycosylhydrolase: MKRNGVLVLVIALFCVAAALIPYVFTSKSVKEAFNSASFSIPEGETERAGEKGETFAVWIASVYNLNYPTKQNMTSDELASEAAEICEKCVSLGLNTVYLQVRPSADSLYKSEIFPWSGVLTGIQGNDPGCDPLELFINEAKKKDIRVHAWINPYRVTVGSLKYPKTDLDSLAENHPARKHPEWVVRYGGALYFNPGIPAVRQLIIDGAVEIAEKYDIAGVHMDDYFYPYPIEHDGKTLEFDDSAQYERYGDGKTLENWRRDCVNELVKGLYTSLKIVNQRLEFGISPFGIWANDDGFNGGSATEASTEGYYDLFADATAWIDGGYIDYICPQIYWSFESEKTPFKNVYEWWSETVKGTSVKLIPGIAAYRLYETETPGWDRITQVSEQLRYVREKANASGTAFYGYEQLAAESDAVRMCAAEIKAWKNE, encoded by the coding sequence ATGAAGCGAAACGGCGTACTTGTTCTTGTTATAGCGTTGTTCTGCGTCGCGGCGGCGCTTATTCCGTATGTATTTACTTCAAAATCCGTTAAAGAGGCGTTTAACAGCGCCTCTTTTTCCATACCGGAAGGGGAGACCGAACGGGCAGGGGAAAAAGGGGAGACCTTCGCGGTATGGATCGCGTCGGTCTATAATCTTAATTATCCCACCAAACAGAATATGACGTCAGATGAGCTTGCGTCGGAGGCTGCGGAAATATGCGAAAAATGCGTTTCGTTGGGACTTAATACGGTATATTTGCAGGTTCGTCCGAGTGCGGATTCGCTTTATAAATCCGAAATATTCCCGTGGTCTGGCGTTTTGACAGGCATTCAGGGAAATGATCCCGGATGCGATCCGCTGGAACTGTTCATAAATGAAGCGAAGAAAAAGGATATTCGAGTGCACGCGTGGATAAATCCTTATCGCGTTACCGTCGGATCGCTCAAATATCCGAAAACAGACCTTGATTCGCTCGCCGAAAATCACCCTGCGCGAAAACATCCGGAATGGGTCGTACGGTACGGAGGCGCGTTGTATTTTAACCCCGGGATTCCGGCGGTAAGGCAGCTGATAATCGACGGCGCGGTCGAAATAGCGGAGAAATACGATATCGCGGGCGTTCATATGGACGATTATTTTTATCCGTATCCGATAGAACACGACGGCAAAACACTCGAATTTGACGATTCTGCGCAGTATGAGCGGTACGGCGACGGGAAAACGCTCGAAAACTGGCGCAGAGACTGTGTAAACGAGCTTGTGAAAGGATTGTATACCTCTCTGAAGATTGTCAACCAAAGGCTCGAATTCGGGATTTCGCCATTCGGGATCTGGGCCAACGACGACGGCTTCAACGGCGGATCCGCTACCGAGGCCTCCACTGAAGGATATTATGATTTATTCGCGGACGCGACCGCATGGATCGACGGCGGATATATCGATTATATCTGTCCGCAGATTTACTGGAGTTTTGAAAGCGAAAAAACTCCGTTCAAAAACGTGTATGAATGGTGGTCTGAAACCGTTAAAGGAACCAGCGTCAAATTGATACCGGGAATAGCCGCGTACAGACTGTATGAGACCGAGACTCCGGGATGGGACCGAATAACGCAGGTCTCAGAGCAGCTACGGTACGTTCGGGAGAAAGCAAACGCCTCAGGAACAGCGTTTTACGGATACGAGCAATTAGCCGCGGAAAGCGACGCCGTAAGAATGTGCGCGGCTGAAATAAAAGCGTGGAAAAACGAATAA
- a CDS encoding ABC transporter ATP-binding protein, producing the protein MSKEQTKSPYDVKLPLFGLKKIFPYILRHKSLLITVAVAMGITSLVDIVLPLFQRYAINNYIANNTLSRIWLFILVYLAVIILQTMTTVVMLRKACKAEMLIGRDLKRDAFDKLQTLPFSYFNRNSVGYLHSRVMSDTARIGETLSWHLVDGVWAVIYIVGSFIVMFSLNWKLSLIILAVVPVVTFIAAVFQRKLVYANRKVRETNSQITGKYNEGITGAKTTKSLVIEDKMYDDFSETTRAMNRISTKAARFRGLFVATTTFFCMFAIAVVMWYGGKLSIDQLMEIGTLSAFASYAIGLVDPIQNIAHIIATMINMQVNIERVTRLIETEPEIVDSPEVIEKYGDAFEPKRENWEPLKGDIEFKDVSFMYPDGDEYVLENFNLKIAAGTTVAIVGETGAGKSTIVNLVCRFYEPTSGQVLIDGRDYRERSQLWLHSNIGYVLQTPHLFSGSVLDNLRYGDPDADMETIKAAVRSVQAEEIIERMDNGYDSDVGEGGDLLSTGEKQLISFARAIIADPRILILDEATSSIDTLTEQKIQNALEKVLVGRTSFLIAHRLSTIRRADIILVVKDGKIIERGTHKELFAQNGYYHNLYAQQFDKEAAEQILRSNLN; encoded by the coding sequence ATGAGCAAAGAGCAGACAAAAAGCCCGTACGACGTGAAACTCCCGCTCTTCGGGTTAAAGAAGATTTTTCCATACATACTGCGGCATAAAAGCTTATTGATCACCGTTGCGGTCGCTATGGGGATCACGTCGTTGGTGGATATAGTCCTTCCGCTGTTCCAGCGCTACGCCATAAACAACTATATCGCGAATAACACGCTGAGCAGAATATGGCTGTTCATACTCGTATATCTCGCCGTAATAATACTGCAAACGATGACTACCGTAGTTATGCTCAGGAAGGCCTGCAAGGCTGAAATGCTGATCGGACGCGACTTGAAGCGCGACGCCTTTGACAAGCTCCAAACGCTTCCGTTTTCATACTTCAACCGCAACTCCGTCGGATATCTCCATTCCCGCGTCATGAGCGACACCGCAAGAATAGGCGAAACCCTGTCATGGCATCTCGTTGACGGCGTTTGGGCCGTTATCTACATCGTCGGTTCGTTCATAGTAATGTTTTCGCTTAACTGGAAGCTTTCGCTTATCATTCTTGCGGTTGTGCCGGTCGTGACTTTTATCGCCGCGGTCTTCCAGCGCAAACTTGTTTACGCGAATCGAAAGGTAAGAGAGACAAACTCGCAGATCACCGGCAAATATAACGAGGGAATTACCGGCGCAAAGACAACTAAATCTCTCGTTATAGAAGATAAGATGTACGACGATTTTTCAGAAACTACGCGCGCGATGAACCGTATTTCGACGAAGGCGGCGCGTTTCAGAGGTCTTTTCGTCGCGACTACGACGTTTTTCTGCATGTTCGCGATAGCGGTAGTTATGTGGTACGGCGGCAAGCTTTCAATCGATCAGCTGATGGAAATCGGCACGCTTTCCGCGTTCGCCTCATACGCGATCGGACTCGTCGACCCGATTCAAAACATCGCGCATATAATCGCCACGATGATAAATATGCAGGTCAATATCGAGCGCGTGACGCGTCTCATTGAGACTGAACCCGAAATCGTCGATTCTCCCGAAGTTATTGAAAAATACGGCGACGCTTTCGAACCCAAACGCGAAAACTGGGAACCCCTGAAAGGCGATATCGAGTTCAAAGACGTCTCGTTTATGTATCCGGACGGCGACGAATACGTCCTTGAAAACTTCAATCTGAAAATCGCCGCGGGAACAACGGTTGCTATCGTAGGAGAAACCGGCGCCGGAAAGAGCACTATCGTTAATCTGGTATGCCGATTCTATGAGCCGACGTCCGGACAGGTGCTAATCGACGGGCGTGATTACCGCGAGCGTTCGCAACTTTGGCTTCACAGCAATATCGGTTACGTGCTTCAGACGCCGCATCTGTTTTCCGGCAGCGTGCTGGATAACCTGCGCTACGGCGATCCGGACGCCGATATGGAAACGATTAAAGCCGCCGTACGCAGCGTTCAGGCGGAAGAAATAATCGAGCGCATGGACAACGGATACGACAGCGACGTCGGAGAGGGGGGAGACCTCCTTTCGACCGGCGAAAAACAGCTCATTTCCTTCGCCAGAGCGATAATCGCCGATCCGCGCATTCTGATACTTGACGAAGCGACTTCTTCGATCGATACGCTTACGGAACAAAAAATACAGAACGCGCTCGAAAAAGTCCTTGTCGGCAGAACGTCGTTTTTGATCGCTCACAGACTTTCTACGATAAGACGGGCGGATATCATCCTCGTAGTAAAAGACGGCAAAATTATCGAAAGAGGCACTCACAAAGAACTGTTTGCGCAAAACGGGTATTATCACAATCTTTACGCGCAACAGTTTGATAAAGAAGCCGCCGAACAGATATTGAGAAGCAATCTGAACTGA
- a CDS encoding ABC transporter ATP-binding protein has protein sequence MENRNKKRKSMLSRFMKGAAGFFALTMIASVMVTVLDAVFPQVIRYTVDSLIGDGQPGAVTGYIASVLGGRDYLRANLWVIALVILVTALLNAFFRYLTRVANARGSETLAENMRNTLFMHIQKLPFTWHNKNQTGDIIQRCTSDVDTFRNFVSEQLVNMFRIVFLIIFSLFMMFSMNVTLALIALAFVPIVLFYTNYFRHRIRNKFTEVDEQEGVLSAMAQENLTGVRVVRAFGREKFEKDKFNKQNEKYTGLWVQLGNILGWFWGIGDLMSCLQVMAIVCVGTVFAVNGTITTGELIAFISYNGMLVWPVRGLGRIISEMSKARVSISRLRYIMDSEEETDRPGAVEPDMHGDIVFENVSFAYNPEKQVIKNVSFEIKAGTTLGILGATGSGKSTLIQLLDRLYPLPEGGGRITIGGVDINDIKASWLRKNVGLVLQEPFLFSRSIGENIALTDADASEERIEHAASIASIAGDVSEMTQRYDTIVGERGVTLSGGQKQRVAIARTIMLDTPIIVFDDSLSAVDTETDKKIREALRDKTENKTVILISHRIVSLMEADKILVLEKGEAVQFGTHAELVSEDGIYKRIYDAQSSITEEGSV, from the coding sequence ATGGAAAACAGAAATAAAAAACGTAAAAGTATGCTCAGCCGCTTTATGAAAGGTGCGGCTGGCTTTTTTGCGCTTACAATGATCGCTTCCGTAATGGTTACGGTGCTCGACGCAGTTTTTCCGCAGGTCATAAGGTACACCGTCGACTCCCTTATCGGAGACGGACAACCCGGCGCAGTAACGGGATATATAGCCTCTGTTTTAGGCGGCCGCGACTATTTGCGCGCAAACCTCTGGGTAATTGCGCTCGTAATCCTCGTAACGGCGCTGCTGAACGCGTTTTTCCGCTATCTGACGCGAGTCGCGAACGCCCGCGGATCCGAGACGCTGGCAGAGAATATGCGCAATACTCTGTTTATGCACATTCAGAAGCTGCCTTTCACGTGGCACAACAAGAATCAGACCGGCGATATTATCCAGCGATGCACTTCGGACGTTGACACGTTCCGTAACTTTGTATCCGAGCAGCTTGTCAATATGTTCCGCATCGTGTTCCTTATCATATTCTCTCTGTTTATGATGTTCTCCATGAATGTGACCCTCGCTCTCATAGCCTTGGCTTTCGTGCCGATCGTCTTGTTTTACACAAACTATTTCCGTCACAGGATCCGCAATAAGTTTACCGAAGTCGACGAGCAAGAAGGCGTTCTTTCCGCCATGGCGCAGGAAAACCTTACCGGCGTGCGCGTCGTCCGCGCCTTCGGCAGGGAAAAGTTTGAAAAAGACAAGTTCAATAAGCAGAACGAAAAATACACGGGACTGTGGGTGCAGCTCGGTAATATACTCGGCTGGTTCTGGGGAATCGGCGATCTTATGAGCTGCCTTCAGGTTATGGCGATAGTATGCGTCGGGACAGTCTTTGCGGTAAACGGAACGATAACCACCGGCGAGCTTATCGCTTTTATTTCCTACAACGGCATGCTCGTATGGCCAGTAAGAGGTCTCGGAAGAATAATTTCGGAAATGAGCAAGGCGCGCGTCTCCATAAGCAGATTGCGTTATATTATGGATTCGGAAGAAGAAACCGACCGCCCGGGAGCCGTCGAGCCCGATATGCACGGCGATATAGTATTTGAAAACGTCTCTTTCGCGTACAACCCGGAAAAGCAGGTCATTAAAAACGTCAGCTTTGAAATTAAAGCGGGAACCACGCTCGGCATACTCGGCGCTACCGGGTCCGGCAAATCGACGCTTATTCAGCTTCTCGACAGACTTTATCCGCTTCCGGAAGGCGGCGGTCGGATCACGATCGGCGGCGTGGATATCAACGATATCAAAGCGTCTTGGCTGCGCAAAAACGTCGGACTCGTTCTTCAGGAGCCGTTCCTTTTCTCGCGTTCAATAGGCGAGAACATTGCTTTGACGGACGCGGACGCTTCTGAAGAGCGCATCGAGCACGCCGCTTCGATAGCTAGCATCGCCGGCGACGTCAGCGAAATGACACAGCGATACGATACGATAGTAGGCGAGAGGGGAGTCACCCTTTCAGGCGGGCAGAAGCAGCGCGTGGCAATAGCGCGGACTATTATGCTCGATACGCCTATCATCGTCTTTGACGACTCGCTTTCAGCCGTGGACACGGAAACAGACAAAAAAATCCGCGAGGCGCTCCGCGACAAGACGGAGAATAAAACGGTCATACTTATTTCTCACCGCATAGTGTCTTTAATGGAAGCGGATAAAATACTCGTTCTCGAAAAGGGCGAGGCGGTTCAGTTCGGCACCCACGCCGAGCTCGTATCGGAGGATGGGATCTATAAGCGCATATATGACGCTCAGTCGTCGATAACGGAGGAGGGGAGCGTATGA
- the spoIVA gene encoding stage IV sporulation protein A — MINTNIYADIARRTSGDVYIGVVGPVRTGKSTFIKKFMEKLVIPNITDEVKAERATDELPQSSAGRTIMTTEPKFIPNEAVEVNFAGNTSARVRMVDCVGFIVPGALGYTEEDSPRMVTTPWFDEQIPFEEAAEIGTKKVISDHSTIGIMVTTDGTIGELPYEEYRDAEERVAAELKALDKPFIILLNSAFPNDPDTVSLRQQLERKYCVPVLLMNILELQDDQIKEIIEKVLLEFPVKEIAVSIPRWVNSLPSDHWLRTSVYSDIKSNMLAVRKVREVAGAVEALARNEHISQAEVISIDLGTGSGTIDLKLQEQLIFRVISESSGVEITDESALVGLVMETSRLKAEYSKFEDALREVESTGYGIVTPAISDMQLEPPEIVKQGGKYGIRLKASAPSIHMMKANVRTEVAPIVGSEKQSEELVNYLLSEYESDPEKIWDSDIFGKSLHELVNEGLNNKIYRMPADARFKIQETLQRVINDGCNGLICIIL, encoded by the coding sequence ATGATAAACACCAATATATACGCCGATATTGCCAGACGTACTTCCGGAGACGTTTATATAGGCGTCGTCGGGCCGGTGCGAACAGGCAAATCGACGTTTATCAAAAAGTTTATGGAAAAGCTTGTTATTCCGAATATCACTGATGAAGTGAAAGCGGAAAGAGCCACCGATGAGCTGCCGCAGAGCTCGGCCGGCCGTACAATAATGACAACCGAGCCGAAGTTTATACCAAATGAGGCGGTCGAAGTCAATTTTGCAGGGAATACGAGCGCACGCGTACGTATGGTTGACTGCGTCGGATTTATCGTCCCGGGAGCGCTTGGATACACAGAAGAGGATTCCCCGAGAATGGTAACGACTCCCTGGTTTGATGAGCAGATACCTTTTGAAGAGGCTGCGGAAATCGGCACTAAAAAGGTAATCAGCGATCACTCGACTATCGGCATAATGGTTACAACGGACGGCACTATAGGAGAACTGCCTTATGAAGAATACCGTGATGCGGAAGAACGCGTGGCAGCTGAATTAAAAGCGCTTGATAAGCCGTTTATTATACTTCTGAACTCCGCCTTTCCAAACGATCCGGATACTGTTTCTCTCAGGCAGCAGCTTGAAAGAAAGTACTGCGTGCCCGTTCTGCTGATGAATATTCTCGAGCTGCAGGATGATCAAATAAAGGAGATCATTGAAAAGGTGTTGCTTGAGTTCCCGGTAAAAGAGATCGCCGTTTCAATACCGCGCTGGGTCAACTCGCTTCCTTCGGATCATTGGCTTCGAACGTCCGTCTATTCGGATATTAAGTCAAATATGCTGGCGGTAAGGAAGGTGAGGGAAGTAGCAGGCGCTGTCGAAGCGTTGGCAAGAAATGAACACATTTCGCAAGCTGAGGTAATCTCCATTGACCTCGGTACCGGTTCCGGCACTATCGACCTTAAACTGCAGGAGCAGTTGATTTTCAGAGTAATAAGCGAAAGCAGCGGTGTGGAAATAACCGATGAATCCGCGCTTGTCGGGCTTGTTATGGAAACTTCGCGCCTCAAAGCCGAATACAGTAAATTTGAGGACGCACTCCGCGAGGTCGAATCCACGGGTTACGGAATTGTAACGCCTGCAATATCGGATATGCAGCTCGAGCCTCCGGAAATCGTTAAACAGGGGGGGAAATACGGTATACGTCTGAAGGCGTCCGCGCCTTCCATTCATATGATGAAGGCGAACGTTCGTACGGAGGTCGCGCCGATCGTCGGATCGGAGAAACAGTCCGAAGAACTGGTAAACTATCTGCTTTCCGAATACGAATCCGACCCCGAAAAAATATGGGATTCCGATATATTCGGCAAGTCGCTTCACGAGCTGGTGAACGAAGGGCTGAATAACAAGATTTACCGGATGCCGGCCGACGCAAGGTTCAAGATTCAGGAAACGCTCCAGCGGGTCATCAACGACGGCTGCAACGGTCTTATATGCATTATACTGTAG
- a CDS encoding DUF3794 domain-containing protein, translating to MQKSNSFVLRAIYFSYKAQIRCKEDYAMGLLFESGDIDILEPVLEEKNECRLETEVYLPDYLPDVQKILRSEIIPRVSSRDILAGRITVEGEAEIRVFYKSAENGIGCAVTHKEFSHTFAVSEPDADYDISTETVGSINSVRASGPRKIAIKAEIVTSLVAVKKAVLQIVESVSEGIEVRKERISAILNAESAEREIRFTEELELPETLPEVSALLYTDAAAYLKDTSVSKGRCVIKGDLIIKPVFVTPDGKPVGAEFKFPVSQIIDIPNLDPDYICDAELQIAGVYAESEENADNKNRIIDCEIVINVILHAYKTGEYDIISDVFSPCHTLNEEYADEKYLTCFDYYRDEKSVRCEVETESGIESVIGVYASHRIMRVSVNDGCLKAEGIVNADVIYNSDETGICSKKAELPFEFSFPFNCDSQLRCETSAAIGSVGYIITGENLIELRCDVAIKATVCSEKKLRAVAEFTVSGEKDSCSRYPITLYYAESGESVWEISKKYGASFSEVLAENGLDNDEIAIGKMLIIPLKL from the coding sequence TTGCAAAAAAGTAATAGCTTCGTCCTACGGGCAATATATTTTTCTTACAAGGCACAAATACGCTGTAAGGAGGATTATGCTATGGGCCTGTTGTTCGAAAGCGGCGATATCGATATCTTAGAGCCGGTTTTGGAAGAAAAAAACGAGTGCAGACTTGAAACGGAAGTCTATCTGCCGGATTATCTGCCGGACGTTCAGAAAATACTGAGAAGTGAAATAATACCGCGTGTGTCTTCGAGAGATATACTTGCGGGGCGTATTACCGTTGAAGGAGAAGCGGAGATACGCGTTTTTTACAAATCCGCTGAAAACGGGATCGGTTGCGCGGTGACGCATAAGGAGTTTTCTCATACGTTTGCCGTGAGCGAACCTGACGCGGACTATGATATTTCAACTGAAACCGTCGGAAGCATCAACTCCGTCAGGGCATCCGGACCGAGAAAGATCGCGATTAAAGCTGAAATAGTAACGTCGTTAGTCGCCGTGAAAAAAGCTGTTCTGCAAATCGTCGAAAGTGTTTCCGAGGGCATAGAGGTTCGCAAAGAACGTATTTCCGCAATCTTAAACGCCGAGAGCGCGGAACGCGAGATCCGTTTTACCGAAGAGTTGGAGCTTCCCGAAACGCTTCCGGAGGTATCCGCGCTCCTTTACACGGACGCCGCTGCATATCTGAAGGATACGTCCGTTTCAAAAGGCAGATGCGTTATCAAAGGCGATTTGATAATAAAGCCCGTGTTTGTTACTCCGGACGGAAAGCCGGTCGGCGCCGAGTTCAAGTTTCCCGTAAGTCAGATAATCGACATCCCGAACCTTGACCCGGATTATATATGCGATGCAGAACTGCAGATTGCCGGTGTTTACGCCGAGTCGGAAGAAAACGCCGATAACAAAAACAGGATAATTGACTGCGAGATAGTTATCAACGTGATACTCCACGCTTATAAAACCGGAGAATACGATATCATTTCTGACGTTTTCTCGCCATGCCACACTCTGAACGAAGAATACGCAGACGAAAAGTATCTGACGTGTTTTGACTACTACAGGGACGAAAAATCAGTGAGGTGTGAAGTTGAAACTGAGAGCGGCATTGAATCGGTAATCGGCGTTTACGCCTCACACAGAATTATGCGCGTCTCAGTTAACGACGGATGCCTTAAGGCTGAAGGGATCGTAAATGCGGATGTGATATATAATTCCGACGAAACCGGAATATGCTCAAAAAAAGCAGAACTGCCGTTTGAATTCTCTTTCCCGTTTAACTGCGATTCTCAGCTCCGCTGCGAAACAAGCGCCGCGATCGGATCTGTCGGCTATATAATTACCGGCGAGAATCTTATTGAACTCCGCTGCGACGTCGCAATCAAGGCAACCGTTTGTTCTGAAAAAAAGCTCCGCGCTGTCGCCGAATTCACAGTATCAGGTGAAAAGGATTCATGTTCTCGTTACCCGATTACTTTGTACTATGCCGAGAGCGGCGAATCGGTTTGGGAAATATCAAAGAAATACGGAGCTTCTTTCAGTGAGGTCCTTGCAGAAAACGGACTTGACAACGACGAGATAGCAATCGGGAAAATGCTTATCATTCCATTAAAGCTGTGA
- the tgt gene encoding tRNA guanosine(34) transglycosylase Tgt yields the protein MASFTLLKTEGSARLGRFETVHGTVETPAFMNVGTAAAIKGGLSTADLEEIGCQVELSNTYHLHLRPGDEVIKALGGIHKFFNWNRPVLTDSGGFQVFSLAPLRKISEEGVAFASHIDGRKIFMRPEDSMRIQSNIASTIAMAFDECVENPAKYDYAAVSCERTARWLARCKAEMERLNSLPDTINKHQLLFGINQGCTFDDLRVSHMQQIAEMDLDGYAIGGLAVGETNDEMYHIIEQVEPYMPKDKIRYLMGVGTPANIIEGVARGVDLFDCVMPARNARHGHLFTHNGIINLNNAKYVTDASPIEDGCGCPTCRRYSKAYIRHLLRADEALGKRLAVIHNLWFYNHLMEEIREAIADDRFSSYAAATLPKVSVRI from the coding sequence ATGGCAAGTTTTACACTGTTGAAAACCGAAGGTAGCGCACGCCTCGGCCGATTTGAAACCGTCCACGGAACGGTGGAAACGCCGGCGTTTATGAACGTCGGCACCGCCGCTGCGATAAAGGGCGGACTTTCGACTGCCGATCTCGAAGAGATAGGATGTCAGGTCGAGCTGTCTAACACGTATCATCTGCATCTGCGTCCCGGCGACGAGGTGATAAAAGCGCTGGGCGGCATACACAAGTTTTTTAACTGGAACCGCCCCGTGCTCACAGACAGCGGCGGATTCCAGGTGTTTTCGCTCGCGCCCCTGCGTAAGATAAGCGAAGAAGGTGTGGCGTTCGCCTCACATATCGACGGACGGAAGATATTCATGCGTCCGGAGGACAGCATGAGGATACAGTCAAATATTGCGTCCACTATAGCGATGGCGTTTGACGAATGCGTCGAGAACCCCGCGAAGTATGACTACGCGGCCGTTTCCTGCGAGCGCACCGCGCGCTGGCTCGCGCGCTGCAAAGCCGAAATGGAGAGGCTGAATTCGCTTCCGGACACAATTAACAAGCATCAGCTTTTGTTCGGCATCAATCAAGGCTGCACGTTCGACGATCTGCGCGTATCTCATATGCAGCAGATCGCCGAAATGGACCTCGACGGCTACGCGATAGGCGGACTGGCGGTAGGGGAGACAAACGATGAAATGTATCATATCATCGAACAAGTCGAACCGTATATGCCGAAGGATAAAATCCGCTATCTTATGGGCGTCGGCACTCCGGCTAATATAATCGAAGGCGTCGCGCGCGGCGTCGATCTCTTCGATTGCGTTATGCCCGCCAGAAACGCGAGGCACGGTCATCTATTCACGCATAACGGCATAATCAACCTCAATAACGCCAAATACGTTACCGACGCTTCGCCGATAGAGGACGGGTGCGGATGTCCGACGTGCCGCAGATATTCCAAGGCGTATATCCGCCATCTTTTGAGGGCAGACGAAGCGCTCGGAAAACGCCTTGCGGTAATTCATAACCTTTGGTTCTATAATCATCTTATGGAAGAAATCAGAGAGGCGATAGCAGACGACCGTTTTTCATCATATGCGGCCGCGACACTTCCGAAGGTTTCTGTCAGAATCTGA
- the queA gene encoding tRNA preQ1(34) S-adenosylmethionine ribosyltransferase-isomerase QueA, translating to MADLKRSDYYYDLPEELIAQTPAEKRDYSRLMTVDRRTGETGDRHFFDIIDLLNPGDCLVLNNTKVIPARIFGKNTAGREFEALLLRDRGDDVWECLLRPARKAKENEPIFFGGGLTGKVVGVIEDGNRLVKFDYDGIFNEILDRVGTAPLPPYIKSRASDPSRYQTVYARFDGSAAAPTAGLHFTDELLDRIRAKGVDTAFLTLHVGLGTFRPVKEDDLTKHVMHSEWYELPEDAAVKINAAKKRGGRVVSVGTTSCRTLETVASKFGEIRADSGETSIFIYPGYEFKCIDALITNFHLPESTLIMLVSAFSSREIILNAYKEAVEKKYRFFSFGDAMFLY from the coding sequence ATGGCTGATTTGAAGCGTTCCGACTACTACTATGATTTGCCGGAGGAGCTGATCGCCCAAACCCCCGCCGAAAAACGCGATTATTCCCGGCTCATGACGGTAGACCGACGCACCGGCGAAACGGGCGACAGGCATTTTTTCGATATAATCGACCTTCTGAACCCCGGAGATTGTCTCGTGCTGAATAATACCAAAGTGATTCCCGCGAGGATATTCGGAAAGAACACCGCCGGACGGGAGTTCGAAGCTCTGCTGCTCCGCGACAGGGGAGACGACGTCTGGGAATGTCTGCTCCGTCCGGCGCGAAAAGCAAAAGAGAACGAACCGATATTCTTCGGCGGCGGGCTTACGGGAAAAGTCGTCGGCGTTATAGAAGACGGCAATCGCCTTGTCAAGTTTGACTACGACGGTATTTTCAACGAAATACTCGACCGTGTCGGTACCGCGCCGCTGCCGCCGTATATAAAGAGCCGCGCCTCCGATCCGTCGCGCTACCAGACGGTGTACGCGCGGTTCGACGGATCCGCCGCCGCTCCGACCGCGGGGCTTCATTTCACGGACGAACTGCTTGACAGGATCCGCGCAAAAGGCGTCGATACGGCGTTTCTGACGCTTCACGTGGGCCTCGGCACGTTCCGTCCCGTAAAAGAAGACGACCTTACGAAACACGTTATGCACAGCGAGTGGTACGAGCTGCCTGAGGATGCCGCCGTTAAAATCAACGCCGCCAAAAAGCGCGGCGGCCGCGTCGTTTCCGTCGGGACGACAAGCTGCCGAACGCTCGAAACCGTCGCGTCAAAGTTCGGCGAAATACGCGCAGACAGCGGGGAGACGAGCATCTTCATATATCCCGGCTACGAGTTCAAATGTATCGACGCGCTGATAACCAATTTTCACCTTCCGGAGAGCACGCTTATAATGCTGGTTTCCGCGTTTTCGAGTCGCGAGATTATACTTAACGCATATAAAGAAGCAGTTGAAAAGAAATACAGATTCTTTTCGTTCGGTGACGCTATGTTCTTGTATTGA